One Streptomyces mobaraensis NBRC 13819 = DSM 40847 DNA segment encodes these proteins:
- a CDS encoding DNA-directed RNA polymerase subunit beta', with amino-acid sequence MLDVNFFDELRIGLATADDIRTWSHGEVKKPETINYRTLKPEKDGLFCEKIFGPTRDWECYCGKYKRVRFKGIICERCGVEVTRAKVRRERMGHIELAAPVTHIWYFKGVPSRLGYLLDLAPKDLEKVIYFAAYMITWVDEERRTRDLPSLEAHVSVERQQIEQRRDADLEARAKKLESDLAELEAEGAKADVRRKVREGAEREMKQLRDRAQREIDRLDEVWNRFKNLKVQDLEGDELLYRELRDRFGTYFMGAMGAAALQKRLESFDLDEEAERLREIIRTGKGQKKTRALKRLKVVSAFLQTRNSPSGMVLDCIPVIPPDLRPMVQLDGGRFATSDLNDLYRRVINRNNRLKRLLDLGAPEIIVNNEKRMLQEAVDALFDNGRRGRPVTGPGNRPLKSLSDMLKGKQGRFRQNLLGKRVDYSARSVIVVGPQLKLHQCGLPKAMALELFKPFVMKRLVDLNHAQNIKSAKRMVERGRTVVYDVLEEVIAEHPVLLNRAPTLHRLGIQAFEPQLVEGKAIQIHPLVCTAFNADFDGDQMAVHLPLSAEAQAEARILMLSSNNILKPADGRPVTMPTQDMVLGLFFLTTDEEEREVKGEGRSFASVAEAIMAFDARELSLQAKVDIRFPIGTVPPRGWTPPVAEEGEPEWQQGDSFRLRTTLGRALFNELLPEDYPFVDYSVGKKQLSEIVNDLAERYPKVIVAATLDNLKAAGFHWATRSGVTVAVSDIVVPEAKKEIVKGYEAQDEKVQKQYERGLITKDERTQELIAIWTKATNEVAEAMNANFPKTNPIFMMVDSGARGNMMQMRQIAGMRGLVSNAKNETIPRPIKASFREGLSVLEYFISTHGARKGLADTALRTADSGYLTRRLVDVSQDVIIREEDCGTDRGLKLTIATKDANGVLRKADDVETSVYARMLAEDVVVDGKVIAPANVDLGDVLIDQLVAHGVETVKTRSVLTCESAVGTCAYCYGRSLATGKLVDIGEAAGIIAAQSIGEPGTQLTMRTFHTGGVAGDDITQGLPRVVELFEARTPKGVAPISEAAGRVRIEETEKTKKIVVTPDDGSDETAYAISKRARLLVSEGDHVEVGQKLTVGATNPHDVLRILGQRAVQVHLVGEVQKVYNSQGVSIHDKHIEIIIRQMLRRVTIIESGDAELLPGELVERSRFEAENRRVVQEGGHPASGRPQLMGITKASLATESWLSAASFQETTRVLTDAAINAKSDSLIGLKENVIIGKLIPAGTGLSRYRNIRVEPTEEAKAAMYSAVGYDDIDYSPFGTGSGQAVPLEDYDYGPYNQ; translated from the coding sequence GTGCTCGACGTCAACTTCTTCGACGAGCTGCGGATCGGCCTGGCGACCGCGGACGACATCCGAACCTGGTCCCACGGCGAGGTCAAGAAGCCGGAGACCATCAACTACCGCACCCTGAAGCCGGAAAAGGACGGGCTCTTCTGCGAGAAGATCTTCGGCCCCACCCGGGACTGGGAGTGCTACTGCGGCAAGTACAAGCGTGTCCGCTTCAAGGGCATCATCTGTGAGCGCTGTGGCGTCGAGGTCACCCGCGCCAAGGTGCGCCGTGAGCGGATGGGCCACATCGAGCTCGCCGCCCCCGTCACCCACATCTGGTACTTCAAGGGCGTTCCGTCGCGGCTGGGCTACCTGCTCGACCTCGCCCCGAAGGACCTCGAGAAGGTCATCTACTTCGCCGCCTACATGATCACGTGGGTGGACGAGGAGCGCCGTACGCGCGACCTGCCGTCGCTGGAGGCCCACGTCTCCGTCGAGCGCCAGCAGATCGAGCAGCGCCGCGACGCCGACCTGGAGGCCCGCGCCAAGAAGCTCGAGTCCGACCTGGCCGAGCTGGAGGCCGAGGGCGCCAAGGCCGACGTGCGCCGCAAGGTGCGCGAGGGCGCCGAGCGTGAGATGAAGCAGCTGCGCGACCGCGCGCAGCGCGAGATCGACCGCCTCGACGAGGTCTGGAACCGCTTCAAGAACCTCAAGGTCCAGGACCTCGAGGGCGACGAGCTGCTCTACCGCGAGCTGCGCGACCGCTTCGGCACCTACTTCATGGGTGCGATGGGCGCCGCCGCGCTGCAGAAGCGCCTGGAGTCCTTCGACCTGGACGAGGAGGCCGAGCGCCTCCGCGAGATCATCCGTACCGGCAAGGGCCAGAAGAAGACCCGTGCGCTCAAGCGCCTCAAGGTCGTCTCCGCCTTCCTGCAGACCCGCAACAGCCCCAGCGGCATGGTGCTGGACTGCATCCCGGTGATCCCGCCGGACCTGCGTCCGATGGTGCAGCTGGACGGTGGCCGCTTCGCGACCTCCGACCTGAACGACCTGTACCGCCGCGTCATCAACCGCAACAACCGCCTCAAGCGACTCCTTGACCTCGGTGCCCCCGAGATCATCGTGAACAACGAGAAGCGCATGCTTCAGGAGGCCGTCGACGCGCTCTTCGACAACGGCCGTCGTGGTCGCCCGGTCACGGGCCCCGGCAACCGTCCGCTGAAGTCGCTGTCCGACATGCTCAAGGGCAAGCAGGGTCGCTTCCGTCAGAACCTGCTCGGCAAGCGAGTCGACTACTCGGCGCGTTCCGTCATCGTCGTCGGCCCGCAGCTGAAGCTGCACCAGTGTGGTCTGCCCAAGGCCATGGCGCTGGAGCTCTTCAAGCCGTTCGTGATGAAGCGCCTGGTCGACCTGAACCACGCGCAGAACATCAAGAGCGCCAAGCGCATGGTCGAGCGCGGCCGTACGGTCGTGTACGACGTGCTGGAAGAGGTCATCGCGGAGCACCCGGTTCTGCTGAACCGTGCGCCCACCCTGCACCGCCTCGGCATCCAGGCCTTCGAGCCGCAGCTGGTCGAGGGCAAGGCCATCCAGATCCACCCGCTCGTCTGCACCGCGTTCAACGCGGACTTCGACGGTGACCAGATGGCCGTCCACCTGCCGCTCTCCGCGGAGGCGCAGGCCGAGGCCCGCATCCTGATGCTGTCCTCGAACAACATCCTCAAGCCGGCCGACGGCCGTCCGGTCACCATGCCGACCCAGGACATGGTGCTGGGCCTCTTCTTCCTCACCACCGACGAGGAGGAGCGCGAGGTCAAGGGCGAGGGCCGCTCGTTCGCGTCCGTCGCCGAGGCGATCATGGCGTTCGACGCCCGGGAGCTCTCGCTCCAGGCGAAGGTCGACATCCGCTTCCCGATCGGCACCGTCCCGCCGCGCGGCTGGACCCCGCCGGTGGCGGAGGAGGGCGAGCCGGAGTGGCAGCAGGGGGACTCGTTCCGTCTGCGCACCACCCTGGGCCGCGCGCTCTTCAACGAGCTGCTGCCCGAGGACTACCCGTTCGTCGACTACTCGGTGGGCAAGAAGCAGCTCTCCGAGATCGTCAACGACCTGGCCGAGCGCTACCCCAAGGTCATCGTGGCGGCGACGCTCGACAACCTGAAGGCGGCCGGCTTCCACTGGGCCACCCGTTCCGGCGTGACCGTCGCCGTCTCCGACATCGTGGTGCCGGAGGCCAAGAAGGAGATCGTCAAGGGCTACGAGGCCCAGGACGAGAAGGTCCAGAAGCAGTACGAGCGCGGTCTGATCACCAAGGACGAGCGCACGCAGGAGCTCATCGCGATCTGGACCAAGGCGACCAACGAGGTCGCCGAGGCGATGAACGCGAACTTCCCCAAGACGAACCCCATCTTCATGATGGTTGACTCGGGTGCCCGAGGAAACATGATGCAGATGCGGCAGATCGCCGGTATGCGTGGTCTGGTGTCGAACGCGAAGAACGAGACCATTCCGCGGCCCATCAAGGCGTCGTTCCGTGAGGGTCTCTCCGTGCTGGAGTACTTCATCTCCACCCACGGTGCCCGTAAGGGTCTCGCGGACACCGCCCTCCGTACCGCCGACTCGGGTTACCTGACCCGTCGTCTCGTGGACGTCTCCCAGGACGTGATCATCCGCGAGGAGGACTGTGGCACCGACCGCGGCCTCAAGCTGACGATCGCGACCAAGGACGCCAACGGCGTGCTGCGCAAGGCCGACGACGTCGAGACGTCGGTGTACGCCCGCATGCTGGCCGAGGACGTCGTCGTCGACGGCAAGGTCATCGCGCCGGCCAACGTCGACCTCGGTGACGTGCTCATCGACCAGCTCGTCGCCCACGGCGTCGAGACGGTCAAGACCCGCTCGGTCCTCACCTGCGAGTCCGCGGTCGGCACCTGTGCCTACTGCTACGGCCGCTCGCTGGCGACCGGCAAGCTGGTGGACATCGGCGAGGCGGCTGGCATCATCGCCGCCCAGTCGATCGGTGAGCCCGGTACCCAGCTGACGATGCGTACCTTCCACACCGGTGGTGTGGCCGGTGACGACATCACCCAGGGTCTGCCCCGTGTCGTCGAGCTCTTCGAGGCCCGTACGCCCAAGGGTGTCGCCCCGATCTCGGAGGCGGCCGGCCGCGTCCGCATCGAGGAGACCGAGAAGACCAAGAAGATCGTCGTCACCCCGGACGACGGCTCCGACGAGACCGCCTACGCGATCTCGAAGCGTGCCCGTCTGCTGGTGTCCGAGGGCGACCACGTCGAGGTGGGCCAGAAGCTCACCGTGGGTGCCACCAACCCGCACGACGTGCTGCGGATCCTCGGTCAGCGCGCGGTCCAGGTCCACCTGGTCGGCGAGGTCCAGAAGGTCTACAACTCGCAGGGTGTGTCGATCCACGACAAGCACATCGAGATCATCATCCGGCAGATGCTGCGCCGCGTGACGATCATCGAGTCCGGCGACGCGGAGCTGCTGCCGGGCGAGCTCGTGGAGCGCTCGCGCTTCGAGGCGGAGAACCGTCGCGTGGTCCAGGAAGGCGGCCACCCGGCCTCCGGCCGTCCGCAGCTGATGGGTATCACCAAGGCCTCGCTGGCCACGGAGTCCTGGCTGTCGGCCGCCTCCTTCCAGGAGACGACCCGAGTGCTGACGGACGCGGCGATCAACGCCAAGTCCGACTCGCTCATCGGCCTCAAGGAGAACGTGATCATCGGTAAGCTCATCCCGGCCGGTACGGGTCTGTCCCGTTACCGGAACATCCGGGTCGAGCCGACCGAAGAGGCGAAGGCCGCCATGTACTCGGCCGTCGGGTACGACGACATCGACTACTCGCCCTTCGGGACGGGGTCGGGTCAGGCGGTTCCGCTGGAGGACTACGACTACGGGCCGTACAACCAGTAA
- the rpoB gene encoding DNA-directed RNA polymerase subunit beta: protein MAASRNASTANTNNGASTAPLRISFAKIKEPLEVPNLLALQTESFDWLLGNAAWKARVEAALESGQDVPTKSGLEEIFEEISPIEDFSGSMSLTFRDHRFEPPKNSIDECKERDFTYAAPLFVTAEFTNNETGEIKSQTVFMGDFPLMTPKGTFCINGTERVVVSQLVRSPGVYFDSAIDKTSDKDIFTAKIIPSRGAWLEMEVDKRDMVGVRIDRKRKQSVTVLLKALGWTTEQILEEFGEYESMRATLEKDHTQGQDDALLDIYRKLRPGEPPTREAAQTLLENLYFNPKRYDLAKVGRYKVNKKLGADAPLDAGVLTVDDIIATIKYLVKLHAGETETVGENGTSIVVETDDIDHFGNRRLRNVGELIQNQVRTGLARMERVVRERMTTQDVEAITPQTLINIRPVVASIKEFFGTSQLSQFMDQTNPLSGLTHKRRLSALGPGGLSRERAGFEVRDVHPSHYGRMCPIETPEGPNIGLIGSLASYGRVNAFGFVETPYRKVVDGQVTDEVHYLTADEEDRFVIAQANAPLTDELRFAEARVLVRRRGGEIDYIAPAEVDYMDVSPRQMVSVATAMIPFLEHDDANRALMGSNMMRQAVPLIKAEAPLVGTGMEYRCAVDAGDVIKAEKDGVVQEISADYVTVANDDGTYNTYRVAKFSRSNQGTSFNQKVVVDEGARVVAGQVLADGPSTENGEMALGKNLLVAFMPWEGHNYEDAIILSQRLVQDDVLSSIHIEEHEVDARDTKLGPEEITRDIPNVSEEVLSDLDERGIIRIGAEVIGGDILVGKVTPKGETELTPEERLLRAIFGEKAREVRDTSLKVPHGEIGKVIGVRVFDREEGDELPPGVNQLVRVYVAQKRKITDGDKLAGRHGNKGVISKILPVEDMPFLEDGTPVDIILNPLGVPSRMNPGQVLEIHLGWLASQGWNVEGSEEWMERLKAIGAAEVAPGTNVATPVFDGAREDELAGLFEHTVPNRDGERMVLPSGKARLFDGRSGEPFPDPISVGYMYILKLHHLVDDKLHARSTGPYSMITQQPLGGKAQFGGQRFGEMEVWALEAYGAAYALQELLTIKSDDVTGRVKVYEAIVKGENIPEPGIPESFKVLIKEMQSLCLNVEVLSSDGMSIEMRDTDEDVFRAAEELGIDLSRREPSSVEEV from the coding sequence TTGGCCGCCTCGCGCAACGCCTCGACCGCCAATACGAACAACGGCGCCAGCACTGCCCCGCTGCGCATCTCATTTGCGAAGATCAAGGAGCCTCTCGAGGTTCCGAACCTCCTTGCGCTGCAGACCGAGAGCTTCGACTGGCTGCTCGGCAACGCCGCCTGGAAGGCTCGCGTCGAGGCTGCGCTGGAGTCTGGTCAGGACGTCCCCACCAAGTCCGGTCTGGAGGAGATCTTCGAGGAGATCTCCCCGATCGAGGACTTCTCCGGGTCGATGTCGCTGACGTTCCGTGACCACCGTTTCGAGCCCCCGAAGAACTCGATCGACGAGTGCAAGGAGCGCGACTTCACGTACGCGGCCCCGCTCTTCGTCACGGCCGAGTTCACCAACAACGAGACCGGTGAGATCAAGTCCCAGACGGTCTTCATGGGCGACTTCCCGCTCATGACGCCCAAGGGAACCTTCTGCATCAACGGCACCGAGCGTGTCGTCGTATCGCAGCTGGTCCGTTCGCCCGGTGTCTACTTCGACTCCGCCATCGACAAGACGTCCGACAAGGACATCTTCACGGCCAAGATCATCCCGTCCCGGGGTGCCTGGCTGGAGATGGAGGTCGACAAGCGCGACATGGTCGGCGTCCGCATCGACCGCAAGCGCAAGCAGTCCGTCACCGTGCTGCTCAAGGCTCTCGGCTGGACGACCGAGCAGATCCTCGAGGAGTTCGGCGAGTACGAGTCCATGCGCGCCACCCTGGAGAAGGACCACACCCAGGGCCAGGACGACGCGCTGCTCGACATCTACCGCAAGCTGCGTCCGGGCGAGCCGCCCACGCGTGAGGCCGCGCAGACGCTGCTGGAGAACCTGTACTTCAACCCGAAGCGCTACGACCTGGCGAAGGTCGGCCGCTACAAGGTCAACAAGAAGCTGGGCGCCGACGCCCCGCTCGACGCCGGTGTGCTGACCGTCGACGACATCATCGCGACGATCAAGTACCTGGTGAAGCTGCACGCCGGTGAGACCGAGACGGTCGGCGAGAACGGCACCTCGATCGTCGTCGAGACCGACGACATCGACCACTTCGGCAACCGTCGTCTGCGCAACGTCGGCGAGCTCATCCAGAACCAGGTCCGTACCGGTCTGGCTCGTATGGAGCGCGTCGTCCGCGAGCGGATGACCACCCAGGACGTCGAGGCGATCACGCCGCAGACCCTGATCAACATCCGGCCGGTCGTCGCCTCCATCAAGGAGTTCTTCGGCACCAGCCAGCTGTCCCAGTTCATGGACCAGACCAACCCGCTGTCGGGTCTGACCCACAAGCGCCGTCTGTCGGCGCTGGGTCCGGGCGGTCTCTCCCGTGAGCGGGCCGGCTTCGAGGTCCGAGACGTCCACCCGTCGCACTACGGCCGCATGTGCCCGATCGAGACCCCCGAAGGCCCGAACATCGGTCTGATCGGCTCGCTCGCGTCCTACGGCCGCGTCAACGCGTTCGGTTTCGTCGAGACCCCGTACCGCAAGGTCGTCGACGGCCAGGTCACCGACGAGGTGCACTACCTGACCGCCGACGAGGAGGACCGCTTCGTCATCGCCCAGGCGAACGCCCCGCTCACCGACGAGCTGCGGTTCGCCGAGGCCCGCGTGCTGGTCCGCCGCCGTGGCGGCGAGATCGACTACATCGCGCCGGCCGAGGTCGACTACATGGACGTCTCGCCGCGCCAGATGGTGTCGGTCGCGACCGCCATGATCCCGTTCCTCGAGCACGACGACGCCAACCGCGCGCTCATGGGATCGAACATGATGCGCCAGGCCGTTCCGCTGATCAAGGCGGAGGCCCCGCTGGTCGGCACCGGCATGGAGTACCGCTGCGCGGTCGACGCCGGTGACGTCATCAAGGCCGAGAAGGACGGCGTGGTCCAGGAGATCTCCGCGGACTACGTCACCGTCGCCAACGACGACGGCACGTACAACACGTACCGGGTCGCGAAGTTCTCGCGCTCCAACCAGGGCACGTCCTTCAACCAGAAGGTCGTCGTCGACGAGGGCGCCCGCGTCGTGGCCGGCCAGGTGCTCGCCGACGGCCCGTCCACCGAGAACGGTGAGATGGCGCTCGGCAAGAACCTGCTCGTGGCGTTCATGCCGTGGGAGGGCCACAACTACGAGGACGCGATCATCCTGTCGCAGCGCCTCGTGCAGGACGACGTCCTCTCCTCGATCCACATCGAGGAGCACGAGGTCGACGCCCGTGACACCAAGCTCGGCCCGGAGGAGATCACCCGGGACATCCCGAACGTCTCCGAGGAGGTCCTCTCCGACCTCGACGAGCGCGGCATCATCCGCATCGGTGCCGAGGTCATCGGCGGCGACATCCTCGTCGGCAAGGTCACCCCGAAGGGTGAGACCGAGCTGACCCCCGAGGAGCGCCTGCTCCGCGCGATCTTCGGTGAGAAGGCGCGTGAGGTCCGTGACACCTCGCTGAAGGTCCCGCACGGCGAGATCGGCAAGGTCATCGGCGTCCGCGTGTTCGACCGCGAGGAGGGCGACGAGCTTCCGCCGGGCGTGAACCAGCTGGTCCGCGTCTACGTCGCCCAGAAGCGCAAGATCACCGACGGTGACAAGCTCGCCGGCCGTCACGGCAACAAGGGCGTCATCTCCAAGATCCTGCCGGTCGAGGACATGCCGTTCCTGGAGGACGGCACCCCGGTCGACATCATCCTCAACCCGCTGGGTGTCCCGTCCCGAATGAACCCGGGACAGGTCCTCGAGATCCACCTCGGCTGGCTCGCCAGCCAGGGCTGGAACGTCGAGGGCAGCGAGGAGTGGATGGAGCGGCTCAAGGCCATCGGCGCCGCCGAGGTCGCTCCGGGCACCAACGTCGCGACCCCGGTCTTCGACGGTGCCCGCGAGGACGAGCTGGCCGGTCTGTTCGAGCACACCGTGCCGAACCGCGACGGCGAGCGCATGGTGCTCCCGTCCGGCAAGGCCCGGCTGTTCGACGGCCGCTCCGGCGAGCCGTTCCCGGACCCGATCTCGGTCGGGTACATGTACATCCTCAAGCTCCACCACCTGGTCGACGACAAGCTGCACGCCCGTTCGACCGGTCCGTACTCCATGATCACCCAGCAGCCGCTGGGTGGTAAGGCTCAGTTCGGTGGCCAGCGCTTCGGTGAGATGGAGGTGTGGGCGCTGGAGGCTTACGGCGCCGCGTACGCCCTCCAGGAGCTGCTGACCATCAAGTCCGACGACGTCACCGGCCGAGTGAAGGTCTACGAGGCGATCGTCAAGGGCGAGAACATCCCCGAGCCCGGCATCCCCGAGTCCTTCAAGGTGCTCATCAAGGAGATGCAGTCCCTCTGCCTCAACGTGGAGGTGCTGTCCTCGGACGGCATGTCCATCGAGATGCGGGACACCGACGAGGACGTCTTCCGCGCGGCGGAGGAGCTCGGTATCGACCTGTCCCGGCGCGAGCCGAGCAGCGTCGAAGAGGTCTGA
- the rplL gene encoding 50S ribosomal protein L7/L12: protein MAKLTKDELLAQFEEMTLIELAEFVSAFEEKFDVTAAAAAPVVVAGGAAGGAAAEAAEEKDEFDVILTGAGDKKIQVIKVVRELTSLGLKEAKDLVDGTPKPVLEKVNKETAEKAAESLKGAGASVEVK, encoded by the coding sequence ATGGCGAAGCTCACCAAGGACGAGCTGCTCGCGCAGTTCGAGGAGATGACCCTCATCGAGCTGGCCGAGTTCGTCTCCGCCTTCGAGGAGAAGTTCGACGTCACCGCCGCCGCTGCCGCGCCGGTCGTCGTCGCCGGTGGTGCCGCTGGTGGCGCCGCCGCCGAGGCCGCCGAGGAGAAGGACGAGTTCGACGTCATCCTCACCGGCGCCGGCGACAAGAAGATCCAGGTCATCAAGGTCGTCCGCGAGCTGACCTCCCTCGGCCTGAAGGAGGCCAAGGACCTGGTCGACGGCACCCCGAAGCCGGTCCTGGAGAAGGTCAACAAGGAGACCGCCGAGAAGGCCGCCGAGTCCCTCAAGGGCGCCGGCGCCTCCGTCGAGGTCAAGTGA
- the rplJ gene encoding 50S ribosomal protein L10: MARPDKSAAVAELTDKFRSSNAAVLTEYRGLTVAQLKTLRRSLGENAQYAVVKNTLTKIAAGEAGITLEDQLFAGPTAVAFITGDPVESAKGLRDFAKDNPNLIIKGGVLDGKALSADEIKKLADLESREVLLSKLAGAMKGKQSQAASLFQALPTKLVRTVDALRAKQDEQGGAE, encoded by the coding sequence ATGGCGAGGCCCGACAAGTCCGCCGCGGTTGCCGAGCTGACGGACAAGTTCCGCAGCTCCAACGCCGCCGTGCTGACCGAGTACCGCGGTCTCACCGTGGCGCAGCTCAAGACGCTGCGCCGATCGCTCGGTGAGAACGCGCAGTACGCCGTGGTGAAGAACACGCTGACCAAGATCGCGGCCGGTGAGGCCGGGATCACGCTGGAGGACCAGCTCTTCGCTGGCCCGACGGCCGTCGCCTTCATCACCGGTGACCCGGTGGAGTCGGCGAAGGGTCTGCGTGACTTCGCCAAGGACAACCCGAATCTCATCATCAAGGGCGGTGTCCTTGACGGCAAGGCGCTGTCCGCCGATGAGATCAAGAAGCTTGCGGACCTCGAGTCCCGCGAGGTTCTGCTCTCCAAGCTGGCCGGTGCCATGAAGGGCAAGCAGTCGCAGGCTGCGTCGCTCTTCCAGGCGCTGCCGACGAAGCTCGTCCGCACCGTGGACGCGCTGCGCGCCAAGCAGGACGAGCAGGGCGGTGCCGAGTAA
- a CDS encoding DUF6612 family protein: MKNMHRKAAGALLAGALLCGTAACSSDSSDADKKNDSKAAGKSTRKPVDASFAAAVERAAKKNEKITSLRYTMSGEMPESGHVETAASMNMKPLAMQMKMKVKGSSADESGEMEIRLVDDALYLNAKGKKLDGGKGWIKMPNMGAGKGPGGADNPFGTRTQAEQNPMDDSASLSASKDLEKVGEETVDGVKTTHYKGTVTVAQMRESLAKKDPATRERQEAKLKGFEKLGVDKFAMDMWIDGQDHTKQFRMRSATQKGPLDLTIKFLDYNKPVEIKAPPAGDVVDPMAEAKKDS; the protein is encoded by the coding sequence ATGAAGAACATGCACCGCAAGGCCGCCGGGGCCCTGCTCGCGGGCGCCCTGCTGTGCGGTACGGCCGCCTGCTCCTCCGATTCCTCGGACGCCGACAAGAAGAACGACTCCAAGGCGGCCGGCAAGTCCACGCGGAAGCCGGTGGACGCCTCCTTCGCGGCGGCCGTGGAACGGGCCGCGAAGAAGAACGAGAAGATCACTTCGCTGCGGTACACCATGAGCGGTGAGATGCCCGAGAGCGGGCACGTCGAGACCGCGGCGTCGATGAACATGAAGCCCCTGGCCATGCAGATGAAGATGAAGGTCAAGGGCTCCTCCGCGGACGAGAGCGGGGAAATGGAGATCCGCCTCGTCGACGACGCCCTTTACCTCAACGCCAAGGGGAAGAAGCTCGACGGCGGCAAGGGCTGGATCAAGATGCCCAACATGGGCGCCGGAAAGGGTCCCGGCGGCGCGGACAACCCCTTCGGCACGCGCACCCAGGCCGAGCAGAACCCCATGGACGACTCCGCCTCCCTGAGCGCCTCGAAGGACCTGGAGAAGGTCGGCGAGGAGACCGTCGACGGCGTGAAGACGACCCACTACAAGGGCACCGTCACCGTCGCCCAGATGCGCGAGTCCCTGGCGAAGAAGGACCCCGCCACCCGGGAGCGCCAGGAGGCCAAGCTGAAGGGCTTCGAGAAGCTCGGCGTCGACAAGTTCGCGATGGACATGTGGATCGACGGCCAGGACCACACCAAGCAGTTCCGCATGCGGTCCGCCACTCAGAAGGGTCCGCTGGACCTGACCATCAAGTTCCTCGACTACAACAAGCCGGTCGAGATCAAGGCGCCGCCGGCCGGTGACGTCGTGGACCCGATGGCGGAGGCCAAGAAGGACTCCTGA